Genomic DNA from Kluyveromyces lactis strain NRRL Y-1140 chromosome C complete sequence:
CAAGTGTAATGTTTAGAAGTGAAAGGATGTGATGCTTTGAAACGATTACTCCGCATTTCTTTGTTCAGCCCTCCATTTAGCAATAGTCTCcttcctctttctttcaccaCCGAAGAAAGACTTCTTTCCctttttaatttctttgatctcTTCTCCTTTTCTTAGTTTCTCAACTTGATTCAATATGTAACGtctttgttgaattggaatacctttttcttttagtaCAGGTCCACCCCAAGTAAACAAGTTATCCCACTTGTTCTCATATGTATCAGTAAATTCATCACATTTCCTGCCAATCCTGCCCAAAAAGGCGTTAACATCGGGTATCTCTTCACTGGGTTTGACAGTCTTCCTTAGAGAAGTCTTCGAAGCCGCTTGAACAATAACGCTAGAACTGAAAAGTCTACGGAAAAGCATGCTGTAAAAATCTACTGTGAATATTATCTTCCTTTTCACCTATTATCTG
This window encodes:
- the FYV4 gene encoding mitochondrial 37S ribosomal protein mS41 (similar to uniprot|Q75EY2 Ashbya gossypii AAL054W AAL054Wp and some similarites with YHR059W uniprot|P38783 Saccharomyces cerevisiae YHR059W FYV4 Protein of unknown function required for survival upon exposure to K1 killer toxin), producing the protein MLFRRLFSSSVIVQAASKTSLRKTVKPSEEIPDVNAFLGRIGRKCDEFTDTYENKWDNLFTWGGPVLKEKGIPIQQRRYILNQVEKLRKGEEIKEIKKGKKSFFGGERKRKETIAKWRAEQRNAE